atgtttcaaattcatactgaatgcatttatgactgtaaagcatgtctgtgtgtgtcaaaatcgtgattaaaatctaAATCGCAAAACTGATCAGAGaaatcgcgataggtttttttttttgtccatatcgcacagccctactgtaAGCTGATGTCGGGAGCTAGGGAGCTGACTGAGATGCAccccatgccttctttctttgcgtatacatttgggcagcattatgcaaatattccctgTTAGTGATATAGATATGTGAGGGAGAATTCGATTGAGGTGTTTTGGCCAGTCTGGATCAGCCATCTCTTTTAAGCCGGGCTCACACTGTGCAATTTTTAAAAGTCCTTTAGGATTGTACTTGTCAGACTGTATGAACATGATGATCATGTCACACTGTGGGATCTCAGTTGTCATTAATGGTAGACTGTACGACAGTCAAGACGCGTTAAAAACGGGTGTACGCGAGGAAACTTGTCCGGAGTCTTACATTATCAACTTATACACGTTCAGTGACTACGAGCTGAATTGCAGGCAGGGCTGTAATGTTGGCTGTCATTAAAAGCATATGAACTGCAGCGTTTTTAATAGTGCAAGCAGCACTACACACCCACATGAAAACAGTGGCGCAACTGGAGTTTATGTGGTTAGAAGAAATCTCTAGCATTAATTCTGATCATGGCTTGTCTTGAAAAACGAAGACAGTTTGACGTTCGTCATAGGAGAAGTCACACTGCAGGACAGTGCGCCAAatcttctgacactgccagaatttAGTCGGAGGTAAAATTTGATTGCAGCGGCCATTACTCGGCCCTCGGTGAACATGTCAAACCAGCGATTAAAGACTACAGATTTTAGCCTAGGATTATAGGAATCTTTAGGATTTTCAAAatttgtctcagacgaccaaatCATGGCCAAAATCGCTAATCGATAGAAAAaaatccttttgtgggagactttgagctttgtgacTTTGCAGATCTTAGCACACTaatgaaaaaggaaaacatgaaaatatatcatatgaccccattaattactaaaaatgaattaCACCAGAAGAAAAGGCATTAAAAATCAGTAACTTACAACTTTTCTTTGAACGAATGTCAGGAATAAGGACCAATTAGTAAGGTgactaattaaactaaactaaataatattaacattccATTCTCTAAAAAGCTAAGAAGTTAAAAGTACTCAATTTCGCTGAACAGTTTTATTATTTCCTCATCCAGCACTTCAGTCAATGACGGTTTATTGAAACTTACCGCCGAATAGCTGGCTATATAAATGTCGGCGGGCTTTAAAACTGCGGTGAGCTGACATGATACAAGAGGCCATTTACACAGAAcgcttttttgcttttaaatgagcAAAACACAGCTCAGTGACATGGAAAAGATTACAGGATCTCGACTCGTGCTTTAAAAGTTAACCGTAAACACCAATTTAAAAACGGGGTGTGCATGTGAAAAGGTACTGAAAAGGTAGAATCAAAGATTTGGGTTttcaaaaattattcaaaagcGGCGCAGTGGAACACAAAGCTTGTTCTTTGTGAAACGGTAACAGCCAGAGCCCATTGCTTatcatcacagacagacagactactaGTACTGGGTACGCAAAGTAAAACTTATATTATTTGTGAAgtgaaactttaaaatgtaattttagtcgCTGATATGGATGACTGAGATGGAAACTTTCCTCACTGTGCAGTTTTGACTTTCTAACTATCTATAAATGATTGTATCAGTATGAATTGATCATACAGTATATCAAAGCTATCAAATGTATTTCATGAAGAATTGGTCCTTCTTTAATTTTGTGGTTTGATTGACTGGCATCTTGAAGTGTGTATGTATAAAATGTCTATTGACACAGAATGACATGCTGGTAtattaataaagattattttaacttttgtcttcttcttcttcttcttcttcttataaatCAGACTGTTAAGAAATTAAAGATGCTGACAAAGTCTATTCattgtgttaaataaatatgaagcCCTACGctcatttttttatatgattaaattgTGTTGATCATTTGAACCCTGTTAATAGATTCAATGTAAGTACGGTGTAACTTGCAGTATGTGCAGATCTGTTCTGGTGCACATGCAGACATAGGGAGcgtgtgatgttttgttttttaacctatggagaatataaaaacattttcttgcaGCATTTTGGCATATTCCCATAGGACTGCATCCACAGACCTAGTAGAGCAATTTTGTGGGAAGGATATAGGAAGAGTTCCACAGTGTTTGTATGAATGCAGCTGTGGGGGTTGCTCACGTTGAGTTTGCATAGCAATAGGGGAGTTTTACAAGGACGATGCTGCAGTGTTTTGGGGAACATTTGGATAACCTCTGCTGCAAACCTAAGGGAGCCCTAGTTTTACACTTTCTCCGTTGAGTTTAAAATTAATTGGTTGCATAGCACAAGGGGAGGCTCTACAGTGCCAAAAGTGCTAACACTGTTGGAATGCCGGGAAAACGTATGTCAAGGTGCTGAACGGTCACAAATGTGTAAGCATTCAGGGAGCGTTTCTTTAATATTGTTATATCATTAGGGAAAGACTTGTGAAACTGTGCAAGTCCTCTGGTGCTGCCTTCTTGTGAGAGATCTGTTAGGTGAGAATTTATGGATGGCTGGAGAAAACAGCCTCCAACTAACAGTGAGAAATATAAGTTATTTTCTAGGGGCGCATGTTTGGAGAAGATGAAAATGTTCTGCAGTCTTTGTCTTTCTCAAGCTTGCACCTTTTGTCTGGTAATGATTTATTGCACTGTTCTCAAACATTAGCATGCATTAATTGAATGTGATTGTAATACTTCTGAGATGTAATAAATTTTTCTAATACTGaggattattataattgtatGGTTTCCAACAAATGAAGTATTGGGGTGGTATCTAATGTGAGACAAAAAcgacatttttaaaagattagtggacataatttaaaacatttttgcagcATTCTTTCTTTGATATCTCTGAACAATGAAATGCATTGTGGGTAAGTTATATTGTGTTTGCTTTGGGCTGATCATCGTTATTGTTGTTGCCAGGTGACTGTTTGTTGCTGCGCTCAGTTCCGCCCTTTGATGTCTCCTGCAGGAAGAGGCGTGGCTTACAAAGTGACAGAAGTATTCTTCGATATTCTCTGCGGAAGTTCTGATTGAGCAGTCCGTACACTACGGCGTTCAGGCAGGAGTTAAAGTATGCCATGAAATAACTCACCACAAACAGCCAATCAGGGACCAAGGGCGCTACACGGGGCGGGTCCACCGCTACAGCCAGGCCAATCAAATTCAGTGGCGCCCAGCAGACGGCAAACAGCACAAAGACGACGAACATGGTCAAGAAGTGGCGTAACTCACTCGGACGGGGGCGTGGCCTGACGTCGGTTGTGACCCGCCTCCTCACACGGAGCACCAGCACCCAAATCCTCAGATAGCAGAACGTTACTACCGCGATAGGAAGCAGGAAATGCACGGTCACCACAGCAATGGTGTAGCCCGCGCTTGTCGTTTGACTAAAGGTGCATGAATAAACGCGAGGGTCGTACGTCAACGACCCCAGTGCCAGGTTTGGAAGAATGGCGATGGCGGTGAGCACCCAGACTAACATCAGTAGTGCCAAGGTTCCGGCGCGGCCGTAGATTTTCTCGTAGGTGTTGGCCTGGCAGATGAAACAGTAGCGGTTGATGGCGATGGCGGTGATGTTGAAGATGGAGCCGATGACGCTCGCTCCCATCAGGAAGCCGCTGACCTTACACTCCATCTCCCCCGGCAACCAGCCCGCGTGCAGCATGCCATGCAAGACCAGAGGGTAGGGATAGCAAACCACCAGGAGATCGGCGAAAGCCAGGCTCACTACAAATGCATTacctaagacacacacacagagagaaaaaatttaaatacaagacCTAAGTTATGGCATTAGAGTAAGGTGAACTGTTTTGTTACATTCAGATCATGTCAAAATTATTATAGTTACCAGTTTCTAAATTgtaaaaactcaaaattacaaaattcGCTTACTTGactattacattatataaaaaccAGCAAATTAGAAATGGCAACAACAGTAAGATGTAGTCAAGTACTGtaactacactactgttcaaaggtttgggattggtaagttgttttttatttttaatgcatatatatttctcttatgcttaccaaggctgcatttatttgcacttatcaaaaatacattaaaacagtaatattgtaaaattattattacaatttaaaaaactttttctatttgaatgttttaaaatttcatttattaatttgatgcaaagctgaattttcagcatcattactgaaaACTTCGTGACAAGTAGTTAACAGTAGTGTAGCTACTAACATCTAgataaaaaaagatgtttcatATATAACTGTGTGGAATAAGATTTAAACCAATGAAAGGTTACTGTAGACAGGGCTTTTCAGTGTCAGAACAGCAATTTCAGATAGAAGAGATGATGTCTGATGCTGTATCACATTACATCAGCGTAGGATGCTGTGTTTTTGAACAACACATTGTAAATTTCTCTTTCTCACTTGTTAAGTAACTGTGAAAAACAGATTCCAATAAAAATGCATGAGGTTCTTCAGATTTAGACATTTGTTTTTCCATGAAATCATGACActaatgcagcatttatttgccactataaaataaaaagaatgtatttttttttacaaaggtaaaacacaaaatgtagaacacacaaacacaagaaaggAAACTTGATAACAGCACCTGAACTGTAGTTGACATATTGCATGTCTGGGAGTGtgggagcatgtgtgtgtgtgtgtgtgtgtgtgtgtgtgtgtgtgtgtgtgtaggacagGCTCAGGAGCTGTAGTATTCTGACTGTTTGGTTCAGATCCATTAGATTAAGTGCGGTGTCTGTGACACTGAGTTCTCCTCTACAGAAGCACTGTATGGACCCAGTGTCACAGACACCGCACTTTTTGTGCATGTTTGCTTTGTTTACCAGCCGGTCTCTCGCATGCATGTGTTGTGTACTGGTTTGTTGGGAGTTGAGGTTTTCTCCTCAGATCAGGATGTATTAGCATTTATAGATGCAGTTCATATGGAGTTCAACAcagtactgtacacacacacttgtatgccTAAACCAATGCGTTACAgaactgaaatagttttttttaacgGATACATGCATTCAATGAAAATCGATTGAATGCATCTGCAAAAAAGAATCCATACAGAAAGCGATCATTTTAGGTTAATAATCTATTCCTCATGCAAATGACTGATGCtccattcacactgattttattGCCGGAGGTCGGCAGGTCACTAGCAGCCATTCCTCTTGCTCAAATACATTGGTATAGATAttgcagcaatgcattttgtcATGAACAAGATGAATGACTATCAATGCATGATTCAAACAAGCTTAGAACAGCCCTTTCTGACACTGTTTAAATTCTATTgatgctcatttgcataaacGTAAACCTTTTCAAAGTGTTGCATCACAGGACAAGCCCTGTCACCACAAATCGCTGTCAACTTTCACAGCCATCCATTTCCTCTTATCTCACTCTccctcttcttctccattttgTCTTTCTCATTTGGATACGTCAATGTCTGCTATCGTTCTCTCGCTTTGTGTCAATATCTCTCACCGTATCTGATTTCTGATCCATCTCTTTCCTTCTCACTTATTACAACTCAATTTGCCTTCCCTCTCTTTCGTTCTTCTCACAAGAAGATTAACAGGCAAGAGGAAGAAATCAGCtggacttttaaatgttttaattggaaCGTCGAAAGGCTTTCTGAGAGAGAAATTTGGTCTAATCTCTTGTTCAGAAACTGGGCCAGAATGTATGCTGTTGAACCTGAAAACAGAGTGTAGCTCGACAGAGATGCCTaagcaaagaaacaaataaaaatcggCTTTAGtagagcaccacacacacacacacacacacacacacacacacacacacacacacacacacacacacacacacacacacttcgctCATTATCTCTGTGATCCTACCGCATACTGATGTGAGGAAGAGGGTGTGAGGAATAAGTGTTCAGGAGATGAATTGTGCGCCAGATACACAAATGCTTCCTGTGGGATTCTAGGCTTTgacatttggaacaacattaagTGTGTTTGCTAAACAGATGAATTTTTGAACTGCTGCCttcacactcaaaaacacattggCCCCTGCTTTAAAATTATTGTATCACTAACTTATTACATCGATGTTGTTCACCAAAACCATCATGTTCAGTATATTTCAAAATTCAGTTCTCTGTGAACCAATGAACTGTATTATCTTCAATGCAAATTCACTTTGTATAAAAGCgtatgccaaatgcataaatgaaatgtaaaatgccTGCCGTGATTTGAGAGACAAAAAATATCCGATGTCTGGTCTATAGCAGTTCCCTACTTTGGAAACATTCCCAGTAATGGATGCTAAAAGGGATTAGAAGGGAAGACAAGgagagaaaataaagttttaaaagcaCCTCAcgaaaaacagagagagatgcAAGTGAATTGGTAAGAGAAATGAGAGATTCCATGTGTATTCCAGTAGAAAAATTcatagaattttttaaaaatttaattggatGACCTGATCTGCACTATCTGTGGTGTGTTTTACATTGCGAGAGCAGAACAAAATAATGAAGCAAAGAACCCAAAATGCAGCTAAAGCTGATACAGCAGAAGCTCCTAATATCAATGTCACATTAAAAATTACAAGCtttgcaatattttacaataatccATCTCTCATCCATACAATTGGACTGGTCCTTCAAAGCTGGTACTTCAAAACGAATGCAACCATCATCCATAATCTAGAAGAAACAGAAGACTTTCATGTCTCATGTCGATACTCAACACGTTTACATCacacatcttgaaaaaaaaaattctgctgattTAACCAATATTACCTCATTTGAAGATGCCGAATTCAAagctatcaataaaaaaaaaattctaattatatatatgtatcagctttaatgcattttatcaaataacaaaagcagttaaatgacaaaagttttaatgaaaaaaaagaagttctaaatctaaatgtatcATTTACAGTTACTTACAATTTACAAAGGATTGGAAAAGGTGGAAAtgtcttcaaaaacatttatacatgtgAAAAAAATAGGCTGAGAATCGAACAAATAGTTGTAACCTGGCTCATATGAAGACAGGTATCATGTCTTTTCTTGCTGATTAAGGCATAATACAAGATTTCTTCACCTGACAAATGGttgtcaaaagcaaaaatgctaacTAAGAcacatattttgtgagaaagtgtgacatgGCCGATCAAAACGGGCTCTATTTTTGAATTGAGCACcccaaaactgtttaaaaaaaaaaaaaagtacaggatttcattcagcaagtaCTGTTTGATGCAggccagttttcattttttttttatgtttgtgtttcacagaagagagaaagtcataaATACTGGGATGGCATGAGTGTAAGTAGTCGATGAGAGACTTTTCATtcttgggtggagtatccctttgacTATTCAAgtcactttttcaaaattttgCATGCTGTAAAATTCTAAATGTCAAACAGTGGAAATGAAAAATGGGCTAATTGGATTAAGAATAtactgttttcaactgttttaatATTACACTTATAGTATATGGTCCAAATGTATGCTTAGGACAAACTGGATGgtacatttaattacatataagCACAACTGATGAGCAAGAGCGATTCAAGCCTATTATTTAAACAGGTTAATATTAAATCTAGAAACCCAGTATCATGGTCTGGCCCACCAATAGCCTAAATGTCAAGCTACACCAATGGAACTCATTAATGCTTCAACCGTTTCTCCTAGGCATCACTGacattaaaaattagatttttctcctgagaaaaTGACCATCACATCTCGTTTCAGAAAAGAGCTCAACAATGTCTTGTGGTCAGATTTGCTCAGGTACAGTAACAGCTAATTTAATTTCGCATCATGCAGAAAATTTTAGGAGGAAGGGGATATTGAAATGAGACACACATGAGAACTCCATTAGGTCTTTTGAGCCACATACCTCTGAGAATTAAAAGTTTCCTTCGGGTGTCTCTCTTACAAACATAAGCACACACAAAGgcttaaattaaaaacagcataACAGAGAAtgcccccccccacacacacacaaccattaaTGACAGCAACGAAGGATAGTGCTTAGtcaacatgaatgttaattaAATCTCTAATGCTCAAACTAACGAGGATTTCACTAACTCATTCACTATTTCATAAGGTAAATACACACATGAAAGTTTCTACCACAGTACCATCTCTCTTTTACCTAACTGGGTGTGTGTGCATAAGATAAATGAACGCAGGTCTAAAGTGCTTCCTGACGTAGCAGCTCCACAGGCAATGTCCCCGGGGAATTTGTAATCTCACTTGGCACCAATAACCCTGTATCTGAGGAAATTTTAGTAGGTGTGTGTATAAAGGAGCGGCTTTGTTGGATGATTAAACTGTTTTGTATAAAATggccacacactcacacacacacacattcatgtagaAAACGCAACATTTTTCTTTGTCAGCATGGATCATGTTTCACTGCGCGTCGCTGACGTGGCCGGTCTCCGTTGACACTGATGCTGTTTTTGACTGACCTCTGCAGCCTGTGTTCCATTCCAAACTTTAACACTTTGACCTCTACATTTTCAGACGCACCAATCACTTTTACAGCTCTTAATCTCTGACCTCTTGTgctttttttgcagaaatgacaaaGAGCCACCTCTCGCTGAGATTTTACAAGATTGCTAGGTAATCTGCAAGTGTGCACAGCATAAAGTTACAAGAGGCCATGACACACCAAGATGACTGTCAGCCGGCAGCAAACGGGAGGCTGTTGTTGAGCATTTGTCAGCTCAGTTTTAGGGTATGTTCTCTGCCGTCGGCAGTAGTCAGACCCTGTTGGCAGCATTTATGGCCAATGAGTGTGTTGAATCGGCATCAAGCAGTCGTTGAGACAGATTACTCGGATTGGCTGTTCAGGTTGGGCAACCAGGGCatgagaagaaaagagaaagtgaTGAAAGTGAGCAAATGACAAAGTTAAGAGGACACACaaaattcaaatattcaaaatgttaagGCAGTGCTGCTTTGGTAATGGTTTATATATCAGCAGTCCTGGTTTCAGTTTCGGTTTTTGATTGACAAATTTAGACTATTACCACTCAAACATATGTGATAGTTGGCTGTTGTCTTCATGGTGTGTTAAAGTGCAACTTTTTAGCCCAGACGCAATGTACAGGGGTTTTCCTGCATTGAGAATAGGGACTTTAAGCAACAGCTGCGAATGGAATGGAGAAGGATTGCTTTTGACATTAAATGATAATCTATTGTCAGAAGAAGAGTTTTTACTCGTGTTTGATGCTAATAAATCTAAAAACCTAGATTTACAGTGAAAGCAGTATTTGCCTTTTATTTTCAGTGTCATGGAGGAAGATGAATGCCTAAATGAATTTTGTGTCAGAAAATGCGACCTAGCATATCTATCGTTAAAATTAgcttaaatttaaaacatatcaacacagattaaataaaagaCTAATGGTAGAGTCATATACTGATGCAATTGCACTGCTATATACCATAAAACGTAACATTTACTTAGCTAATCTGTCATGTTCTAACCAGCTATTCTCCCATAGTAGATGGTTACAGTAGAACTTCAAGAAGTAGTAGTTAAAGTCATGCAAGCTCAATATGATGTCTGAATGCCGTTGCCGTTCCATCAGTGGCGGCTGCTTAAAGTCCCTAATATTTTGGCAGCTGCCTAAggtttatttgatcatttaatgtGATTACTGGGTGATGTAGAGGACTGCTGTGCTTGTGATGGCATTATGGAGCGCATGTTGATGACTGCAGGAGTGAACGACGCCTATGTCTAGTCACAGTGTTTTATTCCCTCATTACTTTGATCAAACTTCTCACTTCACCTTACTTGCCTTTGTATGAAATTACCttcttaaaataaagaaatattatgcTGATCTTACGTGGATTTGCTTttcaaattaatcataaaatataagTCACATTCTGGCAACTAGTGCATAATGGCTAAGCTAGCATGTTATCTTAACATAGCATTAAATCACAACTTGTTTGCTCCAAAATTAATTACAACATCAGTCAAGTGTTTAAAATAACCTATTTCTCTGATCCAGTGTTATAATTGAATGAGACAGAAAGtatattacactgaacaaaattataaaatgtttttgccctcatttttcatgagctgcactcaaagatctaagactctTTCTTTGTAcacaaaggcctatttctctcaaatattgttcacaaatctgtctaaatctgtgttagtgagcacttgtcctttgccgagataatccatccacctcacaggtgtggcatatcaagatgctgattagacagcatgattattgcacaggtgtgccttaggctggccacaataaaactCCACTCTAAAacgtgcagttttactgtattgtgctggatattggcaggaactgaaACAAGCTGTCATATACGCCAATCCAGAGCATCCAAAACATGCTctatgggtgacatgtccggtgagtatgctggccatgcaagaactgggatgtttttagCTTCCAGGAATATGGAATatggggctgtgcattatcatgctgcaacatgaggtgatggtcgtggaggaatggcacaacaatgggcctcaggatctcatcacggtatctctgtgcattcaaaatgtcatCAATAAAATGCCCCT
This portion of the Cyprinus carpio isolate SPL01 chromosome A15, ASM1834038v1, whole genome shotgun sequence genome encodes:
- the LOC109068998 gene encoding melatonin receptor type 1B-A-like, with the protein product MPENVSLIRNRTEVGQGRAWGSGAGARPAWVVMVLAGVLIFTSVVDVLGNVLVIISVLRNRKLRNAGNAFVVSLAFADLLVVCYPYPLVLHGMLHAGWLPGEMECKVSGFLMGASVIGSIFNITAIAINRYCFICQANTYEKIYGRAGTLALLMLVWVLTAIAILPNLALGSLTYDPRVYSCTFSQTTSAGYTIAVVTVHFLLPIAVVTFCYLRIWVLVLRVRRRVTTDVRPRPRPSELRHFLTMFVVFVLFAVCWAPLNLIGLAVAVDPPRVAPLVPDWLFVVSYFMAYFNSCLNAVVYGLLNQNFRREYRRILLSLCKPRLFLQETSKGGTERSNKQSPGNNNNDDQPKANTI